One segment of Pan paniscus chromosome 20, NHGRI_mPanPan1-v2.0_pri, whole genome shotgun sequence DNA contains the following:
- the SPHK2 gene encoding sphingosine kinase 2 isoform X4 has protein sequence MNGHLETEEQQDQALHIQRLRPKPEARPRGGLVPLAEVSGCCTLRSRSPSDSAAYFCIYTYPRGRRGARRRATRTFRADGAATYEENRAEAQRWATALTCLLRGLPLPGDGEITPDLLPRPPRLLLLVNPFGGRGLAWQWCKNHVLPMISEAGLSFNLIQTERQNHARELVQGLSLSEWDGIVTVSGDGLLHEVLNGLLDRPDWEEAVKMPVGILPCGSGNALAGAVNQHGGFEPALGLDLLLNCSLLLCRGGGHPLDLLSVTLASGSRCFSFLSVAWGFVSDVDIQSERFRALGSARFTLGTVLGLATLHTYRGRLSYLPATVEPASPTPAHSLPRAKSELTLTPDPAPPMAHSPLHRSVSDLPLPLPQPALASPGSPEPLPILSLNGGGPELAGDWGGAGDAPLSPDPLLSSPPGSPKAALHSPVSEGAPVIPPSSGLPLPTPDARVGASTCGPPDHLLPPLGTPLPPDWVTLEGDFVLMLAISPSHLGADLVAAPHARFDDGLVHLCWVRSGISRAALLRLFLAMERGSHFSLGCPQLGYAAARAFRLEPLTPRGVLTVDGEQVEYGPLQAQMHPGIGTLLTGPPGCPGREP, from the exons ATGAATGGACACCTTGAAACAGAGGAGCAGCAGGACCAG GCCCTGCACATACAGCGGCTGCGCCCCAAACCTGAAGCCAGGCCCCGGGGTGGCCTGGTCCCGTTGGCCGAGGTCTCAGGCTGCTGCACCCTGCGAAGCCGCAGCCCCTCAGACTCAGCGGCCTACTTCTGCATCTACACCTACCCTCGGGGCCGGCGCGGGGCCCGGCGCAGAGCCACTCGCACCTTCCGGGCAGATGGGGCCGCCACCTACGAAGAGAACCGTGCCGAGGCCCAGCGCTGGGCCACTGCCCTCACCTGTCTGCTCCGAGGACTGCCACTGCCCGGGGATGGGG AGATCACCCCTGACCTGCTACCTCGGCCGCCCCGGTTGCTTCTATTGGTCAATCCCTTTGGGGGGCGGGGCCTGGCCTGGCAGTGGTGTAAGAACCACGTGCTTCCCATGATCTCTGAAGCTGGGCTGTCCTTCAACCTCATCCAGACAG AACGACAGAACCACGCCCGGGAGCTGGTCCAGGGGCTGAGCCTGAGTGAGTGGGATGGCATCGTCACGGTCTCGGGAGACGGGCTGCTCCATGAG GTGCTGAACGGGCTCCTAGATCGCCCTGACTGGGAGGAAGCTGTGAAGATGCCTGTGGGCATCCTCCCCTGCGGCTCGGGCAACGCGCTGGCTGGAGCAGTGAACCAGCACGGGGG ATTTGAGCCAGCCCTGGGCCTCGACCTGTTGCTCAACTGCTCACTGTTGCTGTGCCGGGGTGGTGGCCACCCACTGGACCTGCTCTCCGTGACGCTGGCCTCGGGCTCCCGCTGTTTCTCCTTCCTGTCTGTGGCCTGGGGCTTCGTGTCAGATGTGGATATCCAGAGCGAGCGCTTCAGGGCCTTGGGCAGTGCCCGCTTCACACTGGGCACGGTGCTGGGCCTCGCCACACTGCACACCTACCGCGGACGCCTCTCCTACCTCCCCGCCACTGTGGAACCCGCCTCGCCCACCCCTGCCCATAGCCTGCCTCGTGCCAAGTCGGAGCTGACCCTAACCCCAGACCCAGCCCCGCCCATGGCCCACTCACCCCTGCATCGTTCTGTGTCTGACCTGCctcttcccctgccccagcctgccctggcctctcctgGCTCGCCAGAACCCCTGCCCATCCTGTCCCTCAACGGTGGGGGCCCAGAGCTGGCTGGGgactggggtggggctggggatgCTCCGCTGTCCCCGGACCCACTGCTGTCTTCACCTCCTGGCTCTCCCAAGGCAGCTCTACACTCACCCGTCTCCGAAGGGGCCCCCGTAATTCCCCCATCCTCTGGGCTCCCACTTCCCACCCCTGATGCCCGGGTAGGGGCCTCCACCTGCGGCCCGCCCGACCACCTGCTGCCTCCGCTGGGCACCCCGCTGCCCCCAGACTGGGTGACGCTGGAGGGGGACTTTGTGCTCATGTTGGCCATCTCGCCCAGCCACCTAGGCGCTGACCTGGTGGCAGCTCCGCATGCGCGCTTCGACGACGGCCTGGTGCACCTGTGCTGGGTGCGTAGCGGCATCTCGCGGGCTGCGCTGCTGCGCCTTTTCTTGGCCATGGAGCGTGGTagccacttcagcctgggctgtCCGCAGCTGGGCTACGCCGCGGCCCGTGCCTTCCGCCTAGAGCCGCTCACACCACGCGGCGTGCTCACAGTGGACGGGGAGCAGGTGGAGTATGGGCCGCTACAGGCACAGATGCACCCTGGCATCGGTACACTGCTCACTGGGCCTCCTGGCTGCCCGGGGCGGGAGCCCTGA
- the SPHK2 gene encoding sphingosine kinase 2 isoform X5, producing the protein MISEAGLSFNLIQTERQNHARELVQGLSLSEWDGIVTVSGDGLLHEVLNGLLDRPDWEEAVKMPVGILPCGSGNALAGAVNQHGGFEPALGLDLLLNCSLLLCRGGGHPLDLLSVTLASGSRCFSFLSVAWGFVSDVDIQSERFRALGSARFTLGTVLGLATLHTYRGRLSYLPATVEPASPTPAHSLPRAKSELTLTPDPAPPMAHSPLHRSVSDLPLPLPQPALASPGSPEPLPILSLNGGGPELAGDWGGAGDAPLSPDPLLSSPPGSPKAALHSPVSEGAPVIPPSSGLPLPTPDARVGASTCGPPDHLLPPLGTPLPPDWVTLEGDFVLMLAISPSHLGADLVAAPHARFDDGLVHLCWVRSGISRAALLRLFLAMERGSHFSLGCPQLGYAAARAFRLEPLTPRGVLTVDGEQVEYGPLQAQMHPGIGTLLTGPPGCPGREP; encoded by the exons ATGATCTCTGAAGCTGGGCTGTCCTTCAACCTCATCCAGACAG AACGACAGAACCACGCCCGGGAGCTGGTCCAGGGGCTGAGCCTGAGTGAGTGGGATGGCATCGTCACGGTCTCGGGAGACGGGCTGCTCCATGAG GTGCTGAACGGGCTCCTAGATCGCCCTGACTGGGAGGAAGCTGTGAAGATGCCTGTGGGCATCCTCCCCTGCGGCTCGGGCAACGCGCTGGCTGGAGCAGTGAACCAGCACGGGGG ATTTGAGCCAGCCCTGGGCCTCGACCTGTTGCTCAACTGCTCACTGTTGCTGTGCCGGGGTGGTGGCCACCCACTGGACCTGCTCTCCGTGACGCTGGCCTCGGGCTCCCGCTGTTTCTCCTTCCTGTCTGTGGCCTGGGGCTTCGTGTCAGATGTGGATATCCAGAGCGAGCGCTTCAGGGCCTTGGGCAGTGCCCGCTTCACACTGGGCACGGTGCTGGGCCTCGCCACACTGCACACCTACCGCGGACGCCTCTCCTACCTCCCCGCCACTGTGGAACCCGCCTCGCCCACCCCTGCCCATAGCCTGCCTCGTGCCAAGTCGGAGCTGACCCTAACCCCAGACCCAGCCCCGCCCATGGCCCACTCACCCCTGCATCGTTCTGTGTCTGACCTGCctcttcccctgccccagcctgccctggcctctcctgGCTCGCCAGAACCCCTGCCCATCCTGTCCCTCAACGGTGGGGGCCCAGAGCTGGCTGGGgactggggtggggctggggatgCTCCGCTGTCCCCGGACCCACTGCTGTCTTCACCTCCTGGCTCTCCCAAGGCAGCTCTACACTCACCCGTCTCCGAAGGGGCCCCCGTAATTCCCCCATCCTCTGGGCTCCCACTTCCCACCCCTGATGCCCGGGTAGGGGCCTCCACCTGCGGCCCGCCCGACCACCTGCTGCCTCCGCTGGGCACCCCGCTGCCCCCAGACTGGGTGACGCTGGAGGGGGACTTTGTGCTCATGTTGGCCATCTCGCCCAGCCACCTAGGCGCTGACCTGGTGGCAGCTCCGCATGCGCGCTTCGACGACGGCCTGGTGCACCTGTGCTGGGTGCGTAGCGGCATCTCGCGGGCTGCGCTGCTGCGCCTTTTCTTGGCCATGGAGCGTGGTagccacttcagcctgggctgtCCGCAGCTGGGCTACGCCGCGGCCCGTGCCTTCCGCCTAGAGCCGCTCACACCACGCGGCGTGCTCACAGTGGACGGGGAGCAGGTGGAGTATGGGCCGCTACAGGCACAGATGCACCCTGGCATCGGTACACTGCTCACTGGGCCTCCTGGCTGCCCGGGGCGGGAGCCCTGA
- the SPHK2 gene encoding sphingosine kinase 2 isoform X2 — protein sequence MNGHLETEEQQDQRPDQELTGSWGHGPRSTLVRAKAMAPPPPPLAASTPLLHGEFGSYPAQGPRFALTLTSQALHIQRLRPKPEARPRGGLVPLAEVSGCCTLRSRSPSDSAAYFCIYTYPRGRRGARRRATRTFRADGAATYEENRAEAQRWATALTCLLRGLPLPGDGEITPDLLPRPPRLLLLVNPFGGRGLAWQWCKNHVLPMISEAGLSFNLIQTERQNHARELVQGLSLSEWDGIVTVSGDGLLHEVLNGLLDRPDWEEAVKMPVGILPCGSGNALAGAVNQHGGFEPALGLDLLLNCSLLLCRGGGHPLDLLSVTLASGSRCFSFLSVAWGFVSDVDIQSERFRALGSARFTLGTVLGLATLHTYRGRLSYLPATVEPASPTPAHSLPRAKSELTLTPDPAPPMAHSPLHRSVSDLPLPLPQPALASPGSPEPLPILSLNGGGPELAGDWGGAGDAPLSPDPLLSSPPGSPKAALHSPVSEGAPVIPPSSGLPLPTPDARVGASTCGPPDHLLPPLGTPLPPDWVTLEGDFVLMLAISPSHLGADLVAAPHARFDDGLVHLCWVRSGISRAALLRLFLAMERGSHFSLGCPQLGYAAARAFRLEPLTPRGVLTVDGEQVEYGPLQAQMHPGIGTLLTGPPGCPGREP from the exons ATGAATGGACACCTTGAAACAGAGGAGCAGCAGGACCAG AGGCCAGACCAGGAGCTGACCGGGAGCTGGGGCCACGGGCCTAGGAGCACCCTGGTCAGGGCTAAGGCCATGGCCCCGCCCCCACCGCCACTGGCTGCCAGCACCCCGCTCCTCCATGGCGAGTTTGGCTCCTACCCAGCCCAAGGCCCACGCTTTGCCCTCACCCTTACATCGCAGGCCCTGCACATACAGCGGCTGCGCCCCAAACCTGAAGCCAGGCCCCGGGGTGGCCTGGTCCCGTTGGCCGAGGTCTCAGGCTGCTGCACCCTGCGAAGCCGCAGCCCCTCAGACTCAGCGGCCTACTTCTGCATCTACACCTACCCTCGGGGCCGGCGCGGGGCCCGGCGCAGAGCCACTCGCACCTTCCGGGCAGATGGGGCCGCCACCTACGAAGAGAACCGTGCCGAGGCCCAGCGCTGGGCCACTGCCCTCACCTGTCTGCTCCGAGGACTGCCACTGCCCGGGGATGGGG AGATCACCCCTGACCTGCTACCTCGGCCGCCCCGGTTGCTTCTATTGGTCAATCCCTTTGGGGGGCGGGGCCTGGCCTGGCAGTGGTGTAAGAACCACGTGCTTCCCATGATCTCTGAAGCTGGGCTGTCCTTCAACCTCATCCAGACAG AACGACAGAACCACGCCCGGGAGCTGGTCCAGGGGCTGAGCCTGAGTGAGTGGGATGGCATCGTCACGGTCTCGGGAGACGGGCTGCTCCATGAG GTGCTGAACGGGCTCCTAGATCGCCCTGACTGGGAGGAAGCTGTGAAGATGCCTGTGGGCATCCTCCCCTGCGGCTCGGGCAACGCGCTGGCTGGAGCAGTGAACCAGCACGGGGG ATTTGAGCCAGCCCTGGGCCTCGACCTGTTGCTCAACTGCTCACTGTTGCTGTGCCGGGGTGGTGGCCACCCACTGGACCTGCTCTCCGTGACGCTGGCCTCGGGCTCCCGCTGTTTCTCCTTCCTGTCTGTGGCCTGGGGCTTCGTGTCAGATGTGGATATCCAGAGCGAGCGCTTCAGGGCCTTGGGCAGTGCCCGCTTCACACTGGGCACGGTGCTGGGCCTCGCCACACTGCACACCTACCGCGGACGCCTCTCCTACCTCCCCGCCACTGTGGAACCCGCCTCGCCCACCCCTGCCCATAGCCTGCCTCGTGCCAAGTCGGAGCTGACCCTAACCCCAGACCCAGCCCCGCCCATGGCCCACTCACCCCTGCATCGTTCTGTGTCTGACCTGCctcttcccctgccccagcctgccctggcctctcctgGCTCGCCAGAACCCCTGCCCATCCTGTCCCTCAACGGTGGGGGCCCAGAGCTGGCTGGGgactggggtggggctggggatgCTCCGCTGTCCCCGGACCCACTGCTGTCTTCACCTCCTGGCTCTCCCAAGGCAGCTCTACACTCACCCGTCTCCGAAGGGGCCCCCGTAATTCCCCCATCCTCTGGGCTCCCACTTCCCACCCCTGATGCCCGGGTAGGGGCCTCCACCTGCGGCCCGCCCGACCACCTGCTGCCTCCGCTGGGCACCCCGCTGCCCCCAGACTGGGTGACGCTGGAGGGGGACTTTGTGCTCATGTTGGCCATCTCGCCCAGCCACCTAGGCGCTGACCTGGTGGCAGCTCCGCATGCGCGCTTCGACGACGGCCTGGTGCACCTGTGCTGGGTGCGTAGCGGCATCTCGCGGGCTGCGCTGCTGCGCCTTTTCTTGGCCATGGAGCGTGGTagccacttcagcctgggctgtCCGCAGCTGGGCTACGCCGCGGCCCGTGCCTTCCGCCTAGAGCCGCTCACACCACGCGGCGTGCTCACAGTGGACGGGGAGCAGGTGGAGTATGGGCCGCTACAGGCACAGATGCACCCTGGCATCGGTACACTGCTCACTGGGCCTCCTGGCTGCCCGGGGCGGGAGCCCTGA
- the SPHK2 gene encoding sphingosine kinase 2 isoform X3, giving the protein MAPPPPPLAASTPLLHGEFGSYPAQGPRFALTLTSQALHIQRLRPKPEARPRGGLVPLAEVSGCCTLRSRSPSDSAAYFCIYTYPRGRRGARRRATRTFRADGAATYEENRAEAQRWATALTCLLRGLPLPGDGEITPDLLPRPPRLLLLVNPFGGRGLAWQWCKNHVLPMISEAGLSFNLIQTERQNHARELVQGLSLSEWDGIVTVSGDGLLHEVLNGLLDRPDWEEAVKMPVGILPCGSGNALAGAVNQHGGFEPALGLDLLLNCSLLLCRGGGHPLDLLSVTLASGSRCFSFLSVAWGFVSDVDIQSERFRALGSARFTLGTVLGLATLHTYRGRLSYLPATVEPASPTPAHSLPRAKSELTLTPDPAPPMAHSPLHRSVSDLPLPLPQPALASPGSPEPLPILSLNGGGPELAGDWGGAGDAPLSPDPLLSSPPGSPKAALHSPVSEGAPVIPPSSGLPLPTPDARVGASTCGPPDHLLPPLGTPLPPDWVTLEGDFVLMLAISPSHLGADLVAAPHARFDDGLVHLCWVRSGISRAALLRLFLAMERGSHFSLGCPQLGYAAARAFRLEPLTPRGVLTVDGEQVEYGPLQAQMHPGIGTLLTGPPGCPGREP; this is encoded by the exons ATGGCCCCGCCCCCACCGCCACTGGCTGCCAGCACCCCGCTCCTCCATGGCGAGTTTGGCTCCTACCCAGCCCAAGGCCCACGCTTTGCCCTCACCCTTACATCGCAGGCCCTGCACATACAGCGGCTGCGCCCCAAACCTGAAGCCAGGCCCCGGGGTGGCCTGGTCCCGTTGGCCGAGGTCTCAGGCTGCTGCACCCTGCGAAGCCGCAGCCCCTCAGACTCAGCGGCCTACTTCTGCATCTACACCTACCCTCGGGGCCGGCGCGGGGCCCGGCGCAGAGCCACTCGCACCTTCCGGGCAGATGGGGCCGCCACCTACGAAGAGAACCGTGCCGAGGCCCAGCGCTGGGCCACTGCCCTCACCTGTCTGCTCCGAGGACTGCCACTGCCCGGGGATGGGG AGATCACCCCTGACCTGCTACCTCGGCCGCCCCGGTTGCTTCTATTGGTCAATCCCTTTGGGGGGCGGGGCCTGGCCTGGCAGTGGTGTAAGAACCACGTGCTTCCCATGATCTCTGAAGCTGGGCTGTCCTTCAACCTCATCCAGACAG AACGACAGAACCACGCCCGGGAGCTGGTCCAGGGGCTGAGCCTGAGTGAGTGGGATGGCATCGTCACGGTCTCGGGAGACGGGCTGCTCCATGAG GTGCTGAACGGGCTCCTAGATCGCCCTGACTGGGAGGAAGCTGTGAAGATGCCTGTGGGCATCCTCCCCTGCGGCTCGGGCAACGCGCTGGCTGGAGCAGTGAACCAGCACGGGGG ATTTGAGCCAGCCCTGGGCCTCGACCTGTTGCTCAACTGCTCACTGTTGCTGTGCCGGGGTGGTGGCCACCCACTGGACCTGCTCTCCGTGACGCTGGCCTCGGGCTCCCGCTGTTTCTCCTTCCTGTCTGTGGCCTGGGGCTTCGTGTCAGATGTGGATATCCAGAGCGAGCGCTTCAGGGCCTTGGGCAGTGCCCGCTTCACACTGGGCACGGTGCTGGGCCTCGCCACACTGCACACCTACCGCGGACGCCTCTCCTACCTCCCCGCCACTGTGGAACCCGCCTCGCCCACCCCTGCCCATAGCCTGCCTCGTGCCAAGTCGGAGCTGACCCTAACCCCAGACCCAGCCCCGCCCATGGCCCACTCACCCCTGCATCGTTCTGTGTCTGACCTGCctcttcccctgccccagcctgccctggcctctcctgGCTCGCCAGAACCCCTGCCCATCCTGTCCCTCAACGGTGGGGGCCCAGAGCTGGCTGGGgactggggtggggctggggatgCTCCGCTGTCCCCGGACCCACTGCTGTCTTCACCTCCTGGCTCTCCCAAGGCAGCTCTACACTCACCCGTCTCCGAAGGGGCCCCCGTAATTCCCCCATCCTCTGGGCTCCCACTTCCCACCCCTGATGCCCGGGTAGGGGCCTCCACCTGCGGCCCGCCCGACCACCTGCTGCCTCCGCTGGGCACCCCGCTGCCCCCAGACTGGGTGACGCTGGAGGGGGACTTTGTGCTCATGTTGGCCATCTCGCCCAGCCACCTAGGCGCTGACCTGGTGGCAGCTCCGCATGCGCGCTTCGACGACGGCCTGGTGCACCTGTGCTGGGTGCGTAGCGGCATCTCGCGGGCTGCGCTGCTGCGCCTTTTCTTGGCCATGGAGCGTGGTagccacttcagcctgggctgtCCGCAGCTGGGCTACGCCGCGGCCCGTGCCTTCCGCCTAGAGCCGCTCACACCACGCGGCGTGCTCACAGTGGACGGGGAGCAGGTGGAGTATGGGCCGCTACAGGCACAGATGCACCCTGGCATCGGTACACTGCTCACTGGGCCTCCTGGCTGCCCGGGGCGGGAGCCCTGA
- the SPHK2 gene encoding sphingosine kinase 2 isoform X1, with product MIGCLHARVSGPLWDAGLCPASSRSAHTCLSLSVSDAPVSPATAPHCLLLSTAPAPPCPCHGVLNSHPFSPPFPQRPDQELTGSWGHGPRSTLVRAKAMAPPPPPLAASTPLLHGEFGSYPAQGPRFALTLTSQALHIQRLRPKPEARPRGGLVPLAEVSGCCTLRSRSPSDSAAYFCIYTYPRGRRGARRRATRTFRADGAATYEENRAEAQRWATALTCLLRGLPLPGDGEITPDLLPRPPRLLLLVNPFGGRGLAWQWCKNHVLPMISEAGLSFNLIQTERQNHARELVQGLSLSEWDGIVTVSGDGLLHEVLNGLLDRPDWEEAVKMPVGILPCGSGNALAGAVNQHGGFEPALGLDLLLNCSLLLCRGGGHPLDLLSVTLASGSRCFSFLSVAWGFVSDVDIQSERFRALGSARFTLGTVLGLATLHTYRGRLSYLPATVEPASPTPAHSLPRAKSELTLTPDPAPPMAHSPLHRSVSDLPLPLPQPALASPGSPEPLPILSLNGGGPELAGDWGGAGDAPLSPDPLLSSPPGSPKAALHSPVSEGAPVIPPSSGLPLPTPDARVGASTCGPPDHLLPPLGTPLPPDWVTLEGDFVLMLAISPSHLGADLVAAPHARFDDGLVHLCWVRSGISRAALLRLFLAMERGSHFSLGCPQLGYAAARAFRLEPLTPRGVLTVDGEQVEYGPLQAQMHPGIGTLLTGPPGCPGREP from the exons ATGATTGGATGTTTGCATGCCCGGGTCTCCGGCCCCCTCTGGGATGCTGGTCTCTGTCCCGCATCCTCAAGGTCTGCCCACACCTGTCTGAGCCTGTCTGTCTCTGATGCTCCTGTCTCACCTGCCACTGCCCCTCATTGTCTCCTCCTGTCCacagcccctgcccctccctgcccctgccatgGGGTCCTGAATTCTcaccccttctctcctcccttcccacaGAGGCCAGACCAGGAGCTGACCGGGAGCTGGGGCCACGGGCCTAGGAGCACCCTGGTCAGGGCTAAGGCCATGGCCCCGCCCCCACCGCCACTGGCTGCCAGCACCCCGCTCCTCCATGGCGAGTTTGGCTCCTACCCAGCCCAAGGCCCACGCTTTGCCCTCACCCTTACATCGCAGGCCCTGCACATACAGCGGCTGCGCCCCAAACCTGAAGCCAGGCCCCGGGGTGGCCTGGTCCCGTTGGCCGAGGTCTCAGGCTGCTGCACCCTGCGAAGCCGCAGCCCCTCAGACTCAGCGGCCTACTTCTGCATCTACACCTACCCTCGGGGCCGGCGCGGGGCCCGGCGCAGAGCCACTCGCACCTTCCGGGCAGATGGGGCCGCCACCTACGAAGAGAACCGTGCCGAGGCCCAGCGCTGGGCCACTGCCCTCACCTGTCTGCTCCGAGGACTGCCACTGCCCGGGGATGGGG AGATCACCCCTGACCTGCTACCTCGGCCGCCCCGGTTGCTTCTATTGGTCAATCCCTTTGGGGGGCGGGGCCTGGCCTGGCAGTGGTGTAAGAACCACGTGCTTCCCATGATCTCTGAAGCTGGGCTGTCCTTCAACCTCATCCAGACAG AACGACAGAACCACGCCCGGGAGCTGGTCCAGGGGCTGAGCCTGAGTGAGTGGGATGGCATCGTCACGGTCTCGGGAGACGGGCTGCTCCATGAG GTGCTGAACGGGCTCCTAGATCGCCCTGACTGGGAGGAAGCTGTGAAGATGCCTGTGGGCATCCTCCCCTGCGGCTCGGGCAACGCGCTGGCTGGAGCAGTGAACCAGCACGGGGG ATTTGAGCCAGCCCTGGGCCTCGACCTGTTGCTCAACTGCTCACTGTTGCTGTGCCGGGGTGGTGGCCACCCACTGGACCTGCTCTCCGTGACGCTGGCCTCGGGCTCCCGCTGTTTCTCCTTCCTGTCTGTGGCCTGGGGCTTCGTGTCAGATGTGGATATCCAGAGCGAGCGCTTCAGGGCCTTGGGCAGTGCCCGCTTCACACTGGGCACGGTGCTGGGCCTCGCCACACTGCACACCTACCGCGGACGCCTCTCCTACCTCCCCGCCACTGTGGAACCCGCCTCGCCCACCCCTGCCCATAGCCTGCCTCGTGCCAAGTCGGAGCTGACCCTAACCCCAGACCCAGCCCCGCCCATGGCCCACTCACCCCTGCATCGTTCTGTGTCTGACCTGCctcttcccctgccccagcctgccctggcctctcctgGCTCGCCAGAACCCCTGCCCATCCTGTCCCTCAACGGTGGGGGCCCAGAGCTGGCTGGGgactggggtggggctggggatgCTCCGCTGTCCCCGGACCCACTGCTGTCTTCACCTCCTGGCTCTCCCAAGGCAGCTCTACACTCACCCGTCTCCGAAGGGGCCCCCGTAATTCCCCCATCCTCTGGGCTCCCACTTCCCACCCCTGATGCCCGGGTAGGGGCCTCCACCTGCGGCCCGCCCGACCACCTGCTGCCTCCGCTGGGCACCCCGCTGCCCCCAGACTGGGTGACGCTGGAGGGGGACTTTGTGCTCATGTTGGCCATCTCGCCCAGCCACCTAGGCGCTGACCTGGTGGCAGCTCCGCATGCGCGCTTCGACGACGGCCTGGTGCACCTGTGCTGGGTGCGTAGCGGCATCTCGCGGGCTGCGCTGCTGCGCCTTTTCTTGGCCATGGAGCGTGGTagccacttcagcctgggctgtCCGCAGCTGGGCTACGCCGCGGCCCGTGCCTTCCGCCTAGAGCCGCTCACACCACGCGGCGTGCTCACAGTGGACGGGGAGCAGGTGGAGTATGGGCCGCTACAGGCACAGATGCACCCTGGCATCGGTACACTGCTCACTGGGCCTCCTGGCTGCCCGGGGCGGGAGCCCTGA